The nucleotide sequence ATGTTGACGATGGGGCCGGAACGAATTTCAGCGATGATCATGTCGATGAGCGGATCGCAGGACTTGGCTACGCGGATCATCCAGCCAGCCAGGGTTCCCCGGGAGATGTCCAGCCCCAGGCGAGCGAACTGATCCTCCTGGCGGTACAGGGGCAGCGCGTCGGCATACTTGGCCACGGCGACATGGGCCAAAAGGCCCTGAGTCACGATGCCCTGGGGGATGATTTGGGGTGGCATGGGCGCGGTTTTCACCGTCGGCCCATCGTCCTCCACACCTTCGCAGGTACGGCAGGCGTATTTTGGCCGGATGTGGCGGATGACCTGGATTTTGGCCGGCACGATGTCGAGCTTTTCGCTGACTTCCTCACCGATGCGGACCAGCTCAGCGCCGCAGGGGCAGGTCTTCTCCGATTCCGGCAGGTCGTGGATGATCTCCACCCGGGGCAGATCCGCAGGGATGGGGCGACGGCCGCGTTTGCGGCGGGTGCTCGCCGGGGCGCAGGCCTCCTCGAAGGTCTGCGGTTTGTGCTCCTCCGCAGTCTGCTCGGCCTCGTCGAACAGGGAGAGCTGCTGCTCCTGGCCGGTACGGGGCTTTTTCTCGGACTTCGGGCCGTAAATGATCAGGTTCAGGAGCTGAAGGCGCTGCTCAAGTTGGACGATGTGCTCTTGCTGGTCAGCCTGACTGGCAGCCATGTTGACAATGAGAGCTTTCAGTGCGGCAGGGTCGTCAGGGAGGGAATTGATGTCCACGGCCCGAACAATCTCTCATTATTATTCAATTTAATCAAGGCAATACTGTCTAAAAGAGCGTCGAATACTCCAGACGGGAGTGTCCCGTCACGGCCAGGGGATCGAGACCATCAAGCAGCCAGGCCAGTTGCCGGGAGTCAATGGCAAGCACCTCCGCCTCGCGGGTTGGCCAGCGAAACACATGCCGCTCCAGACGCTTGTGCCACAGACAAAAGCCGTTGCGATCCCAGTAGAGCAGCTTGATGATCGTCCGGCTGCGGTTGCAAAAGCCGAAAAGGTGACCGGCAAACGGATCGAGTTGCAGCTGCCGTGAAACCAGGATGGACAGCCCGTCGATGGACTTGCGCATGTCTGTGGCTCCCAGAGCCAAATAAACCCGGACGCCGCTTACCGGCGACATCATAGCCGTGTCAGCGTGCGGACAAGCTTTTCCAGCACCGGCGCGGCGAAGTTGCCTCTGATCTCGATGCGAAAGGCGTTGCCCACGTGCACTAGGATCGGTGCCGGCACGGTTGCCATGTCCGCCTGGGCCGACGCCGGCAGAGGCACGGGAACGAGGGTGACGCAGGACGCGCCCTCCTTGCCAGTCGCTGCCTCCAAACGCTTCCGCCAATAGCCCATGGAACTTTGGGAAAGACCCTGCCGCCGGCAGTAAGCCCCCTGGCTCAGGCCGCTACGATGCCAAGCCTCAATATGTTCAGACCAGTACGCCGCCTTCTCGAAACTGAGCTCTGCTGATGACGCTGCCATGGTCGCCCTCCTGTGGGATAAACCATGACAGAAAACTCAAGCGGCGTAAGAAGGGGTTGATTGACCGGTTACTTTGATTCCTCCACCGCGTGACGCAGGGCCTCACACGCTTCGGGCATGACCTGGGCGGCCGCGCCCGTCGCGACGACGCAGAATTCCTCTCCGCCGATGCGCCCCACATGGCGGCTGCCGTCTGGTGTGGCGAAATGGCTTTTGAGCAGGCCAGCCAGATGCCGCAAGGTCATGTCGCCCACATCATGGCCGTGGGTGTCGTTGATCCGTTTGAAATGGTCGATGTCAAGCATAGCCACGGCGACCGGCAGGCGCTGGCGACCTGCTTCGGCTAAGGTTGCTTCGGCCAGTTCGAACAACCGCCGCCTGTTGCACACACCGGCCAGGAAGTCGGTGTAGGCCAGGGTCCTGATGGTTTCAAATTGCAGCACCATGTCGATATTCAAGGATATTCGGCAATAAAATTCTTCTATCTGGAAAGGTTTTTTAATGTAATCGTTCGCTCCACTCTTGAGAAATCGTATGGATGTAGATGGCACGTCGGCATTTGACACACCAACAATAGCCAACTTGTCAGGACTGTATATCTTTCGCACCTCCTGTGCTAACGTGGCTCCGTCCATCTCTTGCATTGTGCAATCAACGAGCAATAGCCTAATGTCCTGATGATCATTAAGGGCTGCCAAGGCTTCTTTGCCGTTGGCTGCCGTGAGCACTTTGTAGCCTTGAGCGCACAGCAGCGTTTCGATATAGTGGAGTGTTGTTCGTGAATCATCAACCACAAGACAGGTGGTGTTGGCGTTTCGTAGTATCCGTCGTGTCATGTTCACGGCATTGTCGATGCATTGAACTGAATCTTTTGGGATGTAGTCCGCTATGCGTTTTTCCCATAGTCTTTCCCGCAAGTTTGGGTCATAAGAACCAGTGAGGATAATGGACGGCACGCCCCTGGAAAGCACGAGATCAATGATTTCGCCATTAGGCGCGTCCGGCAGGTTCACATCGAGAACCGCCGCGTCAAACCGCGCGTCATCCTGGTTGAGCGCCGCCAAATAATCGGCTTTGGACTCTTTCCACGTCACTGAAACATGCAGATCGTTTTCAAGGCGACGCTTCATGATGCGGCCAAATGTCTTGCTGTCCTCGACAAGCAAGACCTGTTCGCTGCTATCTGAGAAACTCTTTTGGATCATAGGTCCTTACTGTCCAATTAACAAAAGGCTTGACACCTGAAAGAGACATATGAAGTTGGTCACAATATACTCCAAGCATCAAAGGTTATTCTTACGCCACCTTCACCAGTCTATCGATAATCACAATAGATATGCATACAATTTCGTCCAAGATCCTTGCTCTCACAAAATTTGCTGATCGGCCCGAGCAATAACATTTTGGGTATCCCCAGAATTCCGAACCGCCCTTTATGCCTCTATGCGATCAGGGGCAACTCAAAGAAGAAAACGCTGCCTACTCCTTGGGTGGACTCGACCCAAATGGCCCCATCGTAATGCTCCACGATCTGCTTGCAGATGGCCAGCCCTAAGCCAGTCCCCTTCTCCGCCACCAGAGTGTCATCACCTACCTGATAAAACTTGTCGAAGATCATCGGAAGCTCGTCGGGAGGGATTCCCATCCCAGTATCCGCAACACTTACTCTAATGCTCCCTGTACTGGCCCTGGCTGTGAGTGTTACAGTTCCTTCGGAGGTAAACTTGATGGCATTGGAGAGCAGGTTGGTCAGCACCTGAGCTATGCGATCAGGATCCACCCAAAGAGCGGGGAGATGCGAGTCAGCGTCCACCCGTATCTGGACGCCGTGCTTCTGAAGCAGTGCCCCCTTCATTGAAGAAACCGCCCCCCTGATGAGCACGCCCAAGTCCGTCGTTTTGTCCTTCCAAACATAGCGCCCATCCTCAATGCGGGACAGGTCCAGAAAGTCGCTCACCAGCCGGGTCAGGCGCTCTCCCTCGGATACGATTACCCCCAGATTGTCCAGTATCTTGCTGGCTTTGTTGCGCAGGACCGAGTCGCCCTCGGCCAGAGGCAGGAAACGACGGGTAAAGTCGCGCTGAATGATCTTGGAAAAACCCAGGATGGATGTGAGGGGGGTGCGGAGGTCATGGGAAACAGTATTAAGGAACGCGCTTTTGAGATTGTCCAGTTCGGTAAGGCGGGCGTTGGCTTCAGTCAGTTCCCTGGTGCGCTCGGCCACCCGTTCCTCCAGTTCATCGCGAGACTTCTTCAGGGCCTCCTCCCCCCGCTTGCGCTCGGTAATGTCGCGGAATATACCTTCTACGCCCAGCACGTTGCCTTCGTCATCGTGATAGTATGCACTTGTGGCAGAAACGAGGAGCGGCTTTCCATCCTTGGCCTTGAGGAGCACCTCGTAGTCCTTCACAACTCCTTCGGTCTTGATACGGAGCAGCAATTCCTGTCTGAGTTCAGGCTGCATCCAGAAGTCCGATGCCAGACATCCGAGCACCTCGTCAACCGAATCGTAGCCGAGTTGCTTTGGCGTGGAGGGACTGAGGAGCACGAGCCGCCCTTGGACGTCAGTGCGGTAGTACATGTCCTGAATATTTTCAATGATCGAGCGGTAGCGAGCCTCACTTTCGCGTAGCGCCACCCCAGCCCTTTTCAGGTCGGAAATATCCACGATGACACCGATGATACCGCCGGGGGTGCCATCTGCCTGGCGGAAGCCATTGACAGAGTACAGGGTCTGGTGGATCAGTCCATCAACAAACGGAATTGCCATCTCTTTGCGCACATACCCAACGCTG is from Solidesulfovibrio magneticus RS-1 and encodes:
- the tnpB gene encoding IS66 family insertion sequence element accessory protein TnpB (TnpB, as the term is used for proteins encoded by IS66 family insertion elements, is considered an accessory protein, since TnpC, encoded by a neighboring gene, is a DDE family transposase.); this translates as MMSPVSGVRVYLALGATDMRKSIDGLSILVSRQLQLDPFAGHLFGFCNRSRTIIKLLYWDRNGFCLWHKRLERHVFRWPTREAEVLAIDSRQLAWLLDGLDPLAVTGHSRLEYSTLF
- the tnpA gene encoding IS66 family insertion sequence element accessory protein TnpA; this translates as MAASSAELSFEKAAYWSEHIEAWHRSGLSQGAYCRRQGLSQSSMGYWRKRLEAATGKEGASCVTLVPVPLPASAQADMATVPAPILVHVGNAFRIEIRGNFAAPVLEKLVRTLTRL
- a CDS encoding response regulator gives rise to the protein MIQKSFSDSSEQVLLVEDSKTFGRIMKRRLENDLHVSVTWKESKADYLAALNQDDARFDAAVLDVNLPDAPNGEIIDLVLSRGVPSIILTGSYDPNLRERLWEKRIADYIPKDSVQCIDNAVNMTRRILRNANTTCLVVDDSRTTLHYIETLLCAQGYKVLTAANGKEALAALNDHQDIRLLLVDCTMQEMDGATLAQEVRKIYSPDKLAIVGVSNADVPSTSIRFLKSGANDYIKKPFQIEEFYCRISLNIDMVLQFETIRTLAYTDFLAGVCNRRRLFELAEATLAEAGRQRLPVAVAMLDIDHFKRINDTHGHDVGDMTLRHLAGLLKSHFATPDGSRHVGRIGGEEFCVVATGAAAQVMPEACEALRHAVEESK